One genomic window of Oryctolagus cuniculus chromosome 11, mOryCun1.1, whole genome shotgun sequence includes the following:
- the EEF1AKMT3 gene encoding EEF1A lysine methyltransferase 3 — MAARGPDPESEPESVFPRELGLFADSYTERSRFCFCGHALSITQNFGSRLGVAARVWDAALSLCKYFEKQNVDFRGKKVIELGAGTGIVGILAALQGGDVTITDLPLALEQIKDNVQANVPPGGRAQVRALSWGIDQHVFPGDYDLVLGADIVYLEPTFPLLLGTLQHLCGPRGTIYLAAKMRQEHGTESFFQHLLPQHFQLELAQRDEDENVNIYRARHRKPKSA, encoded by the exons ATGGCCGCCCGCGGTCCAGACCCGGAGTCGGAGCCCGAGTCGGTGTTCCCTCGGGAGCTCGGCCTCTTCGCCGACTCCTACACCGAGAGGAGCCGCTTCTGCTTCTGCGGGCACGCGCTGAGCATCACGCAGAACTTCGGGTCGCGCCTCGGGGTAGCTGCGCGCGTGTGGGACGCG GCTCTGAGCCTGTGCAAATATTTCGAGAAGCAAAATGTTGATTTCCGAGGCAAGAAGGTTATCGAACTGGGCGCGGGGACGGGCATCGTGGGCATCTTGGCGGCGCTGCAGG ggGGGGATGTTACCATCACTGACCTGCCCCTGGCTCTAGAACAGATTAAGGACAACGTCCAGGCTAATGTGCCACCTGGAGGCCGGGCGCAGGTCCGGGCCTTGTCCTGGGGGATCGACCAGCATGTCTTCCCTGGAGACTATGACCTGGTGCTGGGGGCTGATATCGTGTACCTGGAGCCCACCTTCCCTCTGCTGCTGGGGACCCTCCAGCACCTGTGCGGGCCCCGTGGCACCATCTATCTGGCGGCCAAGATGAGACAGGAGCACGGCACagagagcttcttccagcacctccTGCCCCAGCATTTCCAACTGGAGCTGGCCCAGCGGGATGAGGATGAGAACGTCAACATCTACAGGGCCAGGCACAGGAAGCCAAAGTCTGCATGA
- the TSFM gene encoding elongation factor Ts, mitochondrial, whose product MSLLRSLRLCLVARTGSRPAGCLVFQPAQPWHAVHTGPGLASSASSKELLMKLRRKTGYSFVNCKKALETCGGDLKQAETWLHKQAQKEGWSKAAKLRGRKTREGLIGLLQEGNAAVLVEVNCETDFVSRNLKFQQLVQQVALGAMLHCRSLEEQPSTYSKGFLDSSELSGLPAGPDREGCLKDQLALAIGKLGENMTLKRAAWVKVPSGFYVGSYVHGAVHSPSLHSLVLGKYGALVVCETSEQNANLEDLGRRLGQHVVGMAPLSVGSLDDEPGGEAETKMLSQPYLLDPSITLGQYVQPQGVSVVDFVRFECGEDEVAEAE is encoded by the exons ATGTCGCTGCTGCGGTCGCTACGCCTGTGCTTAGTCGCGCGGACGGGGAGCCGACCG GCGGGGTGCCTGGTGTTTCAGCCGGCCCAGCCATGGCACGCGGTTCACACGGGGCCCGGGCTGGCTTCCTCGGCCTCCAGCAAGGAGCTCCTCATGAAACTGCGGCGGAAAACGGGCTACTCCTTTGTAAACTGCAAGAAAGCTCTGGAGACTTGCGGCGGGGACCTCAAGCAg GCGGAGACCTGGCTGCACAAGCAGGCGCAGAAGGAGGGCTGGAGCAAAGCGGCCAAGCTGCGTGGGAGGAAGACCAGGGAGGGCCTCATTGGGCTGCTGCAGGAGGGAAACGCGGCTGTGCTGGTCGAG GTAAACTGTGAGACAgattttgtttccagaaatttgaaGTTTCAGCAGTTGGTCCAGCAAGTGGCCCTGGGAGCCATGCTGCACTGTCGGAGCCTGGAGGAGCAGCCGTCCACATACAGCAAG GGCTTCCTGGATTCCTCTGAGCTCTCGGGACTCCCCGCTGGGCCTGACCGAGAAGGCTGTCTGAAGGACCAGCTGGCCTTAGCAATTG GGAAGCTGGGGGAAAACATGACTCTGAAGCGAGCTGCCTGGGTGAAGGTGCCGTCTGGCTTCTACGTTGGCTCCTACGTCCACGGAGCAGTGCACAGCCCCTCGCTGCACAGCCTGGTGCTGGGCAAGTACGGGGCCTTAGTCGTCTGCGAGACGTCCGAGCAGAACGCAAACCTGGAGGACCTTGGCCGCCGCCTCGGGCAGCACGTGGTGGGCATGGCCCCTCTCTCTGTTGGCTCCCTGGACGATGAGCCCGGGGGAGAGGCAGAAACCAAGATGCTGTCGCAGCCGTACCTGCTGGACCCCTCCATCACGCTGGGACAGTACGTGCAGCCGCAGGGCGTCTCTGTAGTGGACTTTGTGCGCTTTGAATGTGGAGAAGAcgaagtggcagaggcagagtag